From the Cucumis sativus cultivar 9930 chromosome 5, Cucumber_9930_V3, whole genome shotgun sequence genome, the window AGCAGCCCTGCTGCTCTTGGAGTTGCCAAGGATGATGGTGGAGGTTTGTCTCTTCGATtttctacctttttcttttatggggttttattttttgtgttcctttttaattttattctggAGATCCTGGTTTCTTCTTTATGAGTTGTTGCATCCAAGTGATTTGGAATTGAGGGTATTTGAAAAGGGATGGTTTTGGTGAATTATTCTGGTGTTTTCTTATTGGTTTCTTGTATTTGAAAGGGAAAAACTATAACTTTGTTCGAATAAGAACGGGGTTATTCAACCCTTTCAATTGACAAACAGGATGGAAGTTTGAAGTCTGCTTGGAGCAGATAAGAACCGTTTTGACATGTCATTTTTTCCCCTCTAAACAACGTTAATTTGCTTTCGACAAAGTTTCATTATTGAGTGCTTGGGGAAGTTGGTAAATTGATTGACGTTTCGCAAGCTTCTATGTTCGAATTTCAAAATTCCATTTCTTGTATTTTTGCACCAATGATTTAATTCTGTCCGGATGGTATTAAccttttgataatttaatttttgttttattgctttatttgataatcatttaCTACTTTCATTGTCAAGGAAGGTCACTTTAATGAGATGGTCTTCCTTTTTCACACATTGTTCATAATGGTTGAGTGTAGTTCCTGGAAGAGTTCGAGTGGCTGTTAGATTGCGACCGCGCAATACAGAAGAATCAATAGCCGATGCTGATTTTGCTGATTGTGTAGAATTGCAGCCAGAGGTACAATGGTCACAATATTACACTACTAAATACCATATTTATCATCATTATTGTCTTCATGGAGTCAGTCAGAATATCACAATCTATTTCAGCTTAAAAGGTTGAAACTTCGGAAGAACAACTGGGATTCAGATACTTATGAGTTTGATGAAGTGCTAACTGAATTTGCATCTCAAAAACGTGTTTATGAAGTCGTGGCGAAACCTGTTGTGGAGGTATGTTTGACTTATATTATCAGTCTTCattgtatttcattttttttcttaaatagtaataaaataaattatgctTACATGTTtgtttcattcattcatttaaaaacagaaaaaagaagactattcattcaaatatttattcgTATATACACCTCTTAGCAGGAATATGATGAAGTGAAAAGTTTTCCAAATAATCTCCTTCTGATCTTTATTTAACTTCACTTGATGTCTATTCTTTTCAGTCCCCTTCCTAATCTTTTTGCAATTTCCTTTGAGTGACTggtcttttttcttattcggAAGAGTGTATTGGATGGGTACAACGGAACAATTATGGCATATGGTCAGACTGGTACTGGTAAAACATATACTCTTGGAAGACTAGGAGAGGAAGACACTGCTGATCGTGGAATCATGGTGCGTGCTATGGAGGACATCTTGGCTGAAGTTTCTTTGGAGACTGATTCCGTCTCAGTGTCCTACCTGCAGGTTGTTTCCTTTTGTAGACACTCTGCTACTATTTTCTACTAGAAGTAGCTTGCAAACTCAAGTGCTGCTTGATGAGCAATTTTGATTGTGTTTTCTCTAAGAAGTTCTTGTGTGCCGAAATTTGAGTTCTTCGTATTTGTATGAGAAGTACCTTTAATTGCTAACCTTCATTTTCTACAAACATATGTCCAGCTTTATATGGAGAGCATACAGGACCTTCTTGACCCTGCAAATGATAACATTTCCATTGTTGAAGATCCTAAAACTGGAGATGTTTCAGTACCTGGGGCTACCCTCGTAGAAATTAGACACCAGGAGAGCTTTTTGGAACTACTAAGATTGGGGGAAGCTCATCGGTTTGCTGCGAATACAAAACTGAACACTGAATCTTCCCGCAGTCATGCAATTCTGATGGTATGCAAATGCTGGTTACTTTGAAGTCTTTCAATCTCTCAAAAACTGCTAGTTGCGTATGGGAATTAGATGTTTACTGCTTGTTGAAGGTACACGTAAAACGGTCTCTAAAAGGAAGGGATTCAACTCTGTCAAGTGATAGTTCTCATTTAGTTAAGACCCTGAAACCTCCAATTGTTCGGAAGGGAAAATTAGTGGTGGTAGATCTTGCTGGTTCAGAGCGTATTGACAAGTCAGGTATGTTTATTTAGCAATTAGCagtaatcaaatacatttatctTTGTAGGTTCCCCTTTGACAACTAAGCCAGCACATTGGGTTCAATATACTGTGCCTACATGCTTTTAGTATTTCTGTATGTCTTTAGCACTTACTGTCAAATGCTAGTTGTCTACTCTACTGAAATTAAGTTGTTACTCCCTCCACTGGACATTGATTATATCTTATTAGTAgtatttttttggaaaaataaccTACTAATGAGTCTCTCTTGTTTTCGTGCTTAGTTCGTTTTAGATGTAGCATtgtctttcaactttttcattaGAAAACTTCGCAACTTTTTCATTAGAAAACGCAACTTTTTCATTAGAAAACTTCGCTTTCTCAATTAATACCAACACACGTTAAAGGTTATTTGCTTTTGTTGAGGCAGGAAGTGAAGGACATACACTTGAAGAAGCCAAATCCATCAATCTCTCCCTGAGTGCCTTAGGGAAGTGCATAAATGCACTTGCGGAGAATAGTGCACACGTTCCAGTTAGGGATTCAAAGCTGACAAGATTACTAAGGGATTCATTTGGGGGTAAGATCTgattttaatgttattttaggTGCCGCCTTTATGGATTAAATCTATTATCGTTTCATATAATTCCATATTATGTTTATGCATTTAAGATATCTACGAAATGAAGTTATGGAAGTTGGATTGTTCATTATTAAAGGTATTTAAGTTCATATTATAAAACTTCTCCAACATATACTGAAGCAATAACTTCCATATGGCAGAAGTATGCTCATGCTTCCATTTTCCTCATTGGGTTCGTAGACAGGATCTTTTGCTAGACGGTATTAATTGAGAGTTTTCTTTGTCATCTCCTCTACCCCCATACAAAACTGTGAATTAGACCAAAATGAAATACTAAAAAGGGACCCAGAATGCCTTTCAAATTGgtttagaaagaaagagtGACTAGGActgtaaaaaagaaatctagCTAGGTTCTAAGTTAAGCATGTTAAAATTCATACAAAACTTTCCAGACAACTCTGCAAACATCTTGATTAAATGTAGTTTCTTTGgtggtatttatttttagttctcGTAGCCATGTTTCCCTGTTTTAGAATTCTAATCGTGAATATTCCCATGCAAAATTTTAACAGGAACAGCAAGAACTTCATTGGTTATTACTATTGGTCCTTCACCTCGGCATCGTGGAGAGACCACGAGTACAATAATGTTTGGCCAACGGGTAGGTTATGGGAGCTTAGTTTTGCGTGGTTGTGGGCATGTTAATTATTATCACTACTCTTGTTTGCcttatttatcaacttttgaaTGCATTCTGTTCTGTTCTATTTCcaagattttaatttctaaaacttCTTGCCCTCAGGCTATGAAGGTGGAAAATATGCTgaagataaaagaagaatttgattATAAAAGTTTGTCAAGAAGGTTAGACATTCAATTAGACAAACTGATTGCAGAACATGAAAGGCAGCAAAAGGCATTTGAGtttgaaattgagagaattacCAAAGAAGCACAGGATCGCATATCTGAGGCTGAAAGAAGTCATTCAAATGCCCTAGAGGTAAGGGTTCTTTTAGATTAAATTCTCTGGGTATTGAGTATCCCCTATGCAGTTTTCAAGGTTTGATCGCTTACAACTTTAATGTCTGAGAAtgtttgttgtatttataGAAGGAAAGGCTGAAATATCAGAAGGATTACATGGAATCAATCAAGAAGCTTGAAGATCAATTGATGGTGAAGCAGAGGAAGCTTGGTGGGGAGAAAGTAATTAATGAAGAAGTTGTTGCATCTGCTTCTAGTGTAATTGCTAATGGGGAGGTATCCTGTTACATGCATCAGCTGTTCTTTCTGTTTCATATGGAATATAAAAGTTCTATATGCTATTTTCCTCTCACATCAttagattctattaattgtgctaaaacataaattattttagcatTATTTGCCCCTTGGCTGGTACCTGctaccaaattaaattgttgtAGATTTCTGTGATCCTGATATCTCTCCCTTGTTACTTTCATCCTTTGAATCtcattcaaaaattaaaatataaactgtGATTGTAAGTGAGTGTATTTCATTTCACATCTCAATCTTCTTCAGTCTCAAAACTGCGTGCTTTGATCTTCTTCACATTCTATAGCGCCTAAAAGATGGTTTTAGATCAAGCAAGGATCAAGTTTCCTGTTCAATATGATAAGATAGTACACTTTTGAAGCATCAGTCTATAGTACAATACCTATTGCTTGTCCCAacatccattttttatttccgaTTGACttgagaagtaaaaaaaaattatccagTATAACTATTCATCAAATAGCAAGGTCAAAACTATGCTCCTTGGATTATGGCAACAGTTTCATGGATTGTTGCAACAGTTCGAACCTTCTCTTAAAGCATGTATATCTTCTCTTAAATGATATAGGGTTTGGCAGTGTCTGCTGACAAGGAAGTGGCAGAGCTAAAGAAGCTGGTTAAAAAGGAAATAGTTTTGAGGAAAGCAGCAGAAGAGGAAGTTAACAATCTTAGAAATCAAGTAGCCCAACTGAAGAGATCAGAGGTATGTTTGATTCAACTCTATGTAGCTAATTTTAGCCTTGTTTTTTCATCCCCTAGCTCTCCCACTCCATACCCAAGGCTGTAGTTATTTTAATGGTGTCTTTCATGTGCTAGATCTCATGCAATTCAGAGATCTCAAAGCTCCGCAAAACTCTGGAAGATGAGCAAcatcagaaaaaaaaactagaaggAGATATAGCTATGCTACAGAGCCAGTTGTTGCAATTGAGCTTTGAAGCAGATGAGGTAAGTTTTGGCTTAGCTTTTATTGATCTTGATTGTGTAGCATTATGTTTTAACAAGAGAGCATATGCTTTATGTGCAGACCAGTAGACGACTAGACAGAGGTGAGCCTGGTAAAGTCCTCGGTTCTCTCGATTCTCTCGTGCAACAAGTTAAGCACTCACAGGCACAGGATGCTGGAAACGGGGAGAAGGCTTCAGTGGCCAAACTATTTGAGCAAGGTTTTAGTCGCTTCCTGATTTATCTTGTACTTTACTTCAAATAGTCCATTAattctataatattttgacAGTGGGACTGCAAAAGATCTTGTCGTTGCTGGAAGCTGAAGATTATGACGTCAGAATTCATGCTGTGAAAGTGGTTGCAAATCTAGCAGCTGAAGGTACCAAAAAGCATTACAATGTTCACTGGCGATCTGCCATTATTGCTTTTACTGTTCTTTCCTTGCTTTTTCAAGTTACTGTTATATATCTGACAGTCACAAGGCTGGATTAAAGTTGATAATTAAgtgattgttatattttcacCGGCTGATTTAAGGTTGATGAAGTTGGCAGGACATAACCGCCCATTTCTGCTTATCGGGTTCATGCTCAATGGTCTTTATCTTGTAATTTAGATGCCACtaatactattttatttttggggGGAAGAGTAACTGAGAAGATGGAACTGTGGCTGTGAGATTCATTTAGTCACTGAATATGAACGTACTCTAAATCTACTTTTGATTATCTGCTGCTGTAAATCTGAACCATAGTTGTAGTTCTTGGTATTATTATGCAGCATTTGAACTATCACTAATGAACAAatgtataataattattactgTGGAAGGTGCACTTATATGCTTCCTTCAAATATGCAGAAACAAATCAGCAAAAGATTGTTGAGGCTGGAGGCCTTACATCTTTGCTGATGCTACTCAGAAGCACTGAGGATGAGACAATTCACAGAGTTGCTGCAGGGGCGATTGCAAATCTAGCAATGAATGGTTagtttccatttcttctttgtGGGAATACAATATATCTCCTGCCTCGACCCTTCATACCCCACTTGCTTGTCTGTGTCTTTAAGCCGAGATTTCGTTGCTCTTGACTTTTTGCCTTGTCTTTTCCATCAGAGACCAACCAAGAGCTCATTATGTCCCAAGGAGGCATTAGCTTACTGTCCATGACCGCTGCCAACGCTGATGATCCCCAAACGCTTCGTATGGTTGCTGGAGCAATCGCCAATTTATGTGGCAATGGTAAGTGTTGCAATCTGTCTAAAAGGTTCATTCATTAATCCATGCAAATTTATGTTCATTACTTGCCCCCGCTGTTTAAATATTCACATCCTACTCACTTACAAGGTATAATATTATGTTCAGATAAGTTGCAGATGAAGCTAAGGGGCGAAGGCGGTATTAGGGCATTGCTGGGTATGGTAAGATGCAGACATCCTGATGTTCTTGCACAAGTTGCTAGAGGAATTGCAAATTTCGCAAAGTGCGAGTCGAGGGCCTCTACACAAGGTAATCTTTCCAAAATTGGGTCTCTCTAGcctgccttttttttttttttccttcagtTTGATTCAACATTTAGATTAACATGAAATCTTGGTAGCATTTTGGGAAAGAATGCTTCATGATCTGATCCGGGTTCGGCTTGTTGAAAGGAACAGGGACCAAGGCTGGAAAGTCTTTCTTAATTGAAGATGGAGCACTCCCATGGATTGTACAGAATGCCAACAATGAAGCATCAACTATCAAACGACATATTGAACTTGCACTCTGTCATTTAGCACAGCATGGTAGTCTCAGTCTCTCTCTTATATCTGAACTTTTAAGCTTGACAAGTACTTTAGGAAATATTAACTCAAAAAACCATGAAATTGCTGATTCTGCAGAAGTGAACGCAAAAGACATGATCATTGGAGGTGCCCTATGGGAACTGGTTCGAATATCTCAAGACTGTTCACGGGAAGACATAAGAACTCTTGCACATCGAACATTAATATCAAGTCCAACATTTCAAGCTGAAATGAGACGATTACGGATAGATTATTGATTGATCCCAAGTTGGTAGATTTAACAgaaacattttatatttattagcGCAATCATTTCTGAAATGGCACCAAAGTCAGCCTTGCATCCCTGCATTGTTTCCcatcaaagcaaaaaaaaaaaaaaaaaaaaaaaaaaaaaaacatagaagTCTGctgaatttttgttatgaaaaGTAGTGTGAGATTTGGGTTGTAATAGTTTATCAAATCGTATTAATTTCTTAGAGGCAGACTGAGGAGCTGGCCCGATCTGTAATTTCAAACTTAGTGTGTAAATTGATTTGTAtattaagtaaataaaagtAGCTTATAGAAAAGTTATGTGTTTACCATGTAATGCAAATCCTTATTTTTTaagctttattttttttctttttaaagttcaTTAAATCTTTTTGTTGTCAACAACAAATATCAACTTTAATTATGTCTTTATGATTTCTCTATTACTTAATGAGtgtaaatgatatttaatctTGTATTAAACAAGATGATCAGGCCACTAtgtataattcaattattaatttctgTTACCTTATAGTATAAAAACTTATAGATCAAACATGCGATGTTAAGAAAAGGAAGCTACATAACAAACTCAAGTGAAAAACTCTTGTTTTCGTAGAGATCAGTAAGGTTATTTGtaaaaaaccctaaacagaataaaagtaaattatcaCTTTTGGGAATATGGGGATGTTTAAGTTTACTTTTCTATTGGAAAACTTGCTTCATTTCTAAAAGTTAAACTACAATCAAATAAGTTTTCGGATTATTTAAACCCTTCACCTTTTTGTAACTAATCTTAAtagttgaattatttttatattagtcATTGAgaaagatttttctttatgaGAACTAACTCTATGGTATCACGTTTTTGTTTGCATGTcaacattttacattttcttgcATACAATTTTGGATGATACAAAAGAGTTAATAACACTGTTCAACCAATCTAAGTCCCATTATTTTCCAAGagaagtttctttttcttcctaagATAACAAGCTACATATTTAAATAGAGTTTTACAgctgaaaatcaaataattagcCTATTAGTGAATCTGAGTATATTGCTAGCTCAACCattgttgaattgaaaaaaaaaatctatcttttaaactttgagaagtaacaatttagtctctaAACTTTGATCCGTAACAATTTAGTccctaaactttcaattttataacaattttagtcTTTGACCTTTAaaacttgtaatattttagTCTTAGTGAGAAAATTTAATGAGATTTCTTgcccaaattaaagaaattattaaattaattaattttataaaatgaaataaataaaatgtttacatcATAAAAGAGTAAAACTTGACatcaaatttgatgaattttgtttagattGAAAACTAAGTTGTCACCTACCAAAGtttaaagactaaattaaTACAGAATTGATTTAGTCTAATATTACTTTCACTTGGAAACTTTGAACCAAAGTGTTATTTAACCTACGGATGATGTAAAGTAAATTTATACAAGATTTGAGTAAAGTGAAGAGAAGAAAGCTAAGTTAATGGTTAAAAACTGGTAAGAATAGTTGAAAAACCCATGTATATGatctaaataaacacaaaattactaactaaaattgtaatattatgATTCAATCTCC encodes:
- the LOC101209471 gene encoding kinesin-like protein KIN-UA isoform X1; its protein translation is MAASGGTSYRNGATSRNSLKLDKPFSANSSNSKSSLKSKSLPNSALRRSSPAALGVAKDDGGVPGRVRVAVRLRPRNTEESIADADFADCVELQPELKRLKLRKNNWDSDTYEFDEVLTEFASQKRVYEVVAKPVVESVLDGYNGTIMAYGQTGTGKTYTLGRLGEEDTADRGIMVRAMEDILAEVSLETDSVSVSYLQLYMESIQDLLDPANDNISIVEDPKTGDVSVPGATLVEIRHQESFLELLRLGEAHRFAANTKLNTESSRSHAILMVHVKRSLKGRDSTLSSDSSHLVKTLKPPIVRKGKLVVVDLAGSERIDKSGSEGHTLEEAKSINLSLSALGKCINALAENSAHVPVRDSKLTRLLRDSFGGTARTSLVITIGPSPRHRGETTSTIMFGQRAMKVENMLKIKEEFDYKSLSRRLDIQLDKLIAEHERQQKAFEFEIERITKEAQDRISEAERSHSNALEKERLKYQKDYMESIKKLEDQLMVKQRKLGGEKVINEEVVASASSVIANGEGLAVSADKEVAELKKLVKKEIVLRKAAEEEVNNLRNQVAQLKRSEISCNSEISKLRKTLEDEQHQKKKLEGDIAMLQSQLLQLSFEADETSRRLDRGEPGKVLGSLDSLVQQVKHSQAQDAGNGEKASVAKLFEQVGLQKILSLLEAEDYDVRIHAVKVVANLAAEETNQQKIVEAGGLTSLLMLLRSTEDETIHRVAAGAIANLAMNETNQELIMSQGGISLLSMTAANADDPQTLRMVAGAIANLCGNDKLQMKLRGEGGIRALLGMVRCRHPDVLAQVARGIANFAKCESRASTQGTGTKAGKSFLIEDGALPWIVQNANNEASTIKRHIELALCHLAQHEVNAKDMIIGGALWELVRISQDCSREDIRTLAHRTLISSPTFQAEMRRLRIDY
- the LOC101209471 gene encoding kinesin-like protein KIN-UA isoform X2 → MAASGGTSYRNGATSRNSLKLDKPFSANSSNSKSSLKSKSLPNSALRRSSPAALGVAKDDGGVPGRVRVAVRLRPRNTEESIADADFADCVELQPELKRLKLRKNNWDSDTYEFDEVLTEFASQKRVYEVVAKPVVESVLDGYNGTIMAYGQTGTGKTYTLGRLGEEDTADRGIMVRAMEDILAEVSLETDSVSVSYLQLYMESIQDLLDPANDNISIVEDPKTGDVSVPGATLVEIRHQESFLELLRLGEAHRFAANTKLNTESSRSHAILMVHVKRSLKGRDSTLSSDSSHLVKTLKPPIVRKGKLVVVDLAGSERIDKSGSEGHTLEEAKSINLSLSALGKCINALAENSAHVPVRDSKLTRLLRDSFGGTARTSLVITIGPSPRHRGETTSTIMFGQRAMKVENMLKIKEEFDYKSLSRRLDIQLDKLIAEHERQQKAFEFEIERITKEAQDRISEAERSHSNALEKERLKYQKDYMESIKKLEDQLMVKQRKLGGEKVINEEVVASASSVIANGEGLAVSADKEVAELKKLVKKEIVLRKAAEEEVNNLRNQVAQLKRSEISCNSEISKLRKTLEDEQHQKKKLEGDIAMLQSQLLQLSFEADETSRRLDRGEPGKVLGSLDSLVQQVKHSQAQDAGNGEKASVAKLFEQVGLQKILSLLEAEDYDVRIHAVKVVANLAAEETNQQKIVEAGGLTSLLMLLRSTEDETIHRVAAGAIANLAMNETNQELIMSQGGISLLSMTAANADDPQTLRMVAGAIANLCGNDKLQMKLRGEGGIRALLGMVRCRHPDVLAQVARGIANFAKCESRASTQGTKAGKSFLIEDGALPWIVQNANNEASTIKRHIELALCHLAQHEVNAKDMIIGGALWELVRISQDCSREDIRTLAHRTLISSPTFQAEMRRLRIDY